A genomic region of Planococcus kocurii contains the following coding sequences:
- a CDS encoding response regulator transcription factor → MAERILIVEDEKSIARVLELELKFEGYETGVAHTGSEGLIQFREQNWDLVLLDLMLPEIHGLDVLKRIRISDAAIPVILLTAKDDVKDKVAGLDLGANDYITKPFEIEEVLARIRACLRLSNGNGNSALHRFHELEMNESTRDVKRNGRMIELTPREFDLLLYLIKNSQQVLSREQVLNAVWGYDYYGDTNVIDVYIRYLRKKVDLGERSTYIQTVRGVGYVLKEQSHETKK, encoded by the coding sequence ATGGCAGAACGTATTTTAATTGTTGAAGATGAAAAAAGCATTGCGCGTGTATTGGAATTGGAATTGAAGTTTGAAGGATATGAAACAGGCGTTGCTCATACAGGATCTGAAGGGTTGATTCAGTTCCGGGAGCAGAACTGGGATTTGGTGTTGCTCGATTTGATGTTGCCAGAAATCCACGGCTTGGATGTGTTAAAGCGTATCCGCATATCGGATGCGGCGATTCCGGTTATTTTGCTAACAGCTAAAGACGATGTAAAAGATAAAGTGGCTGGTTTGGATTTAGGTGCCAACGATTATATTACGAAACCGTTTGAGATTGAAGAAGTGCTGGCACGAATTCGTGCGTGTCTGCGCCTATCAAATGGTAATGGAAATTCAGCGCTTCACCGTTTTCATGAGCTGGAAATGAACGAAAGTACGCGGGACGTCAAACGTAACGGGCGGATGATTGAATTGACGCCACGGGAATTTGATTTATTGCTGTATTTGATTAAAAACTCACAACAAGTGCTTAGCCGTGAACAAGTCTTGAATGCGGTGTGGGGCTATGATTATTACGGAGACACCAATGTAATCGACGTTTATATCCGCTATTTGCGGAAGAAAGTAGATTTGGGTGAACGTTCTACGTATATCCAAACTGTTCGTGGAGTGGGCTATGTGTTGAAGGAGCAAAGCCATGAAACTAAAAAATAA
- a CDS encoding thermonuclease family protein: MKLKLMLVAVLFLSGCGMLESTDTSGTTDQIDVEVTQVIDGDTIKIIYEGEEVTVRYLLIDTPETNHPRLGKQPLGSEATEENKRLIESGDVSIEFDVGDRFDDYDRLLAYIYVDGESVQEQMLASGLARVAYVFPPNTRYLDDFEQVEQVAKDSQIGIWQYENYSTDRGFDSEAYGQEPTSTPSTPPKEATTDCDIKGNINRSGNKIYHLPSDSSYEQTNPEEWFCSEQEAKNAGFKGVGQ, from the coding sequence ATGAAACTAAAATTGATGCTAGTTGCTGTATTATTCCTATCGGGCTGCGGAATGTTAGAATCGACCGACACTTCTGGCACCACGGACCAAATTGATGTGGAAGTAACACAAGTTATTGATGGCGATACTATAAAAATTATATACGAAGGCGAAGAAGTGACGGTTCGCTACCTATTAATAGACACACCCGAAACCAATCATCCACGCCTCGGCAAACAACCGCTTGGTAGTGAGGCCACTGAAGAAAACAAACGTTTGATCGAATCTGGTGATGTATCGATTGAATTTGATGTCGGTGACCGCTTTGATGATTATGACCGTTTACTTGCTTACATTTATGTCGATGGTGAGAGCGTTCAAGAACAAATGCTAGCATCTGGACTGGCCAGAGTTGCTTACGTCTTTCCCCCAAACACACGTTACCTCGACGATTTTGAACAAGTAGAGCAAGTCGCCAAAGACAGCCAAATAGGCATTTGGCAATATGAAAATTATTCAACAGACCGCGGCTTTGACTCGGAAGCTTACGGACAAGAACCAACTAGCACTCCGAGCACGCCCCCTAAAGAAGCAACTACCGACTGCGATATTAAAGGCAACATAAACCGCAGTGGCAATAAAATCTACCACCTGCCAAGCGACTCTTCTTACGAGCAAACCAATCCAGAAGAATGGTTCTGTTCCGAACAAGAAGCAAAAAATGCCGGCTTTAAAGGTGTTGGACAGTAG
- a CDS encoding YolD-like family protein, protein MKRNKYLKVVGDIKDRGRIKWTALMLPEHIEMIREWYAKDEQVPKPQLTEDDLQLLQEEMDIALKRQCEVVIQSWKEGVIHEYRGTIEGIDVRSRVLICVESEKKYRLPIDEVVAIVMVD, encoded by the coding sequence ATGAAACGCAATAAGTATTTAAAAGTTGTCGGAGACATCAAAGACCGCGGACGCATCAAGTGGACTGCGTTAATGTTACCCGAGCATATTGAAATGATTCGGGAATGGTATGCCAAAGATGAACAAGTACCGAAGCCACAGTTAACGGAAGACGATTTGCAGCTGCTTCAAGAAGAAATGGACATTGCGTTAAAGCGACAATGTGAAGTGGTAATTCAAAGTTGGAAAGAAGGTGTCATCCATGAGTACCGTGGAACAATTGAAGGCATTGATGTAAGAAGTAGAGTGCTAATTTGTGTGGAGTCAGAGAAAAAGTATAGGTTACCGATCGATGAAGTGGTTGCGATTGTCATGGTGGATTGA
- a CDS encoding aldehyde dehydrogenase, translating into MNFTATDVERMIEEQRAYFYTGDTKPADFRIEQLYRLKSVIQSHEKEIIDALKKDLGKSEFEAYATEVGFVLDSIGSMAKNVEDWMKPEHVKTPIHLQPAKSFVIREPYGSVLIIGPFNYPFQLVMEPLIGAIVGGNCAIVKPSEATPHVAKVIGTIIEEAFPSYYVRAVEGEREEVTALIHASFDYIFFTGSVNVGKVIMKAASERLTPITLELGGKSPAIVDQTANLELAAKRIAWGKLMNTGQTCVAPDYICVHESVKEEFLKILTKTIKGFYGKDAQQSPDFGRIVNTQHFDRLTEIIRKEAGQIIYGGNTDRNDLYIEPVLLNNVSWDSPSMEDEIFGPILPIISYTDLPLLLRQIRNLPKPLSAYLFSENERATRFFLDQLPFGGGCINDTVSHVGSSYLPFGGIGTSGINSYHGKSSFETFTHAKSILKKSTKLSTNLLFPPYKNKAKWIKTVLK; encoded by the coding sequence ATGAATTTTACAGCAACTGATGTGGAACGCATGATAGAAGAACAACGTGCTTACTTTTATACAGGTGACACGAAACCAGCGGATTTTCGAATCGAACAATTGTACCGCTTAAAAAGTGTGATCCAATCTCATGAAAAAGAAATTATCGATGCTTTGAAAAAAGATTTAGGAAAAAGTGAATTTGAAGCTTATGCAACAGAAGTCGGTTTTGTACTCGATAGCATCGGCAGCATGGCAAAAAATGTAGAAGACTGGATGAAGCCTGAACACGTCAAGACACCAATTCATCTTCAGCCGGCTAAAAGCTTTGTTATCCGTGAACCATACGGCTCTGTGTTAATCATTGGGCCTTTCAATTATCCATTCCAATTGGTTATGGAGCCATTAATTGGAGCGATTGTCGGTGGGAATTGTGCGATAGTCAAGCCTTCAGAAGCAACACCTCACGTGGCAAAAGTAATTGGTACTATTATTGAAGAAGCATTTCCTTCTTACTATGTTCGCGCAGTCGAAGGCGAACGTGAAGAAGTAACCGCATTAATTCATGCCTCATTTGATTATATTTTCTTTACCGGCAGTGTGAATGTCGGAAAAGTCATCATGAAAGCTGCATCGGAGCGCTTAACGCCGATTACCTTAGAACTTGGAGGCAAAAGCCCGGCGATTGTCGACCAAACAGCGAACCTGGAACTTGCTGCAAAACGAATTGCTTGGGGGAAACTGATGAATACCGGTCAGACATGTGTGGCACCTGATTATATTTGTGTACACGAATCGGTTAAAGAAGAATTCCTGAAAATTTTAACGAAAACAATAAAAGGCTTTTACGGCAAAGATGCACAACAGAGTCCTGATTTTGGGCGGATCGTCAACACTCAACATTTTGATCGATTGACTGAAATTATTCGCAAAGAAGCGGGACAAATTATTTATGGCGGCAATACGGATCGCAATGACTTGTATATCGAACCGGTCCTTCTAAATAATGTTAGCTGGGACAGTCCCTCTATGGAAGACGAGATTTTTGGTCCGATTTTACCAATTATTAGCTATACGGACTTGCCGTTATTATTGCGTCAAATCCGTAACTTGCCGAAACCATTGTCGGCGTATTTGTTTTCAGAAAATGAACGTGCGACACGATTTTTCTTAGATCAATTACCATTTGGCGGCGGCTGTATTAACGATACGGTTTCTCATGTGGGTAGCTCTTATTTACCGTTTGGTGGCATCGGAACGTCTGGTATCAATTCCTATCATGGTAAATCCAGCTTTGAAACCTTTACACACGCTAAATCCATCTTGAAGAAATCAACTAAACTATCGACAAATTTACTGTTTCCTCCTTATAAAAATAAAGCAAAATGGATCAAGACAGTACTGAAATAA
- a CDS encoding S-layer homology domain-containing protein, giving the protein MKKIIVFVVLLLMLSGIFTNQSLAATNLKDVEKSNRFYNEIQYLINEEVISGFPDGTFRPKSNVTRAQAAIMIGRAMGYDGKQRNTSFSDVSSSKVASGYIAEATENSLISGYPDGTFKPDKVVTRAEMAIILNRAFFNKTITPTVSFSDVGKKMSSYYSIMNLAAMGIVSGYEDGTFKPNNSLNREQFSAFLARAFNADFIKSPDKTETVSQQQAIKKAKSYLEYTSFSRSGLIAQLEYEGFSNADAKYAVDKINVNWRGQAVKMAENYLEYTSFSRSGLIAQLEYEGFSNADATYAVDKINVNWREQAVKMAKNYLEYTSFSRSGLIAQLEFEGFSNADATYAVNAVGL; this is encoded by the coding sequence GTGAAGAAAATTATAGTGTTCGTTGTACTATTACTTATGCTTAGTGGTATTTTTACTAATCAATCCTTAGCAGCTACTAATTTAAAGGATGTAGAGAAAAGTAATCGCTTTTATAATGAGATTCAATACCTTATAAACGAAGAGGTAATTTCAGGTTTTCCAGACGGTACTTTTCGTCCGAAAAGTAATGTCACAAGAGCACAAGCGGCAATCATGATAGGGAGAGCTATGGGTTATGATGGAAAACAAAGAAATACAAGCTTTTCAGATGTAAGCTCTTCAAAAGTTGCAAGTGGCTATATTGCTGAAGCTACTGAAAACTCTTTAATATCGGGGTATCCTGATGGAACGTTCAAGCCCGACAAAGTAGTAACAAGAGCAGAAATGGCAATAATATTAAATCGAGCTTTTTTCAATAAGACGATTACGCCTACCGTCTCTTTTAGCGATGTGGGCAAGAAGATGAGCTCATATTATTCTATTATGAATTTAGCTGCGATGGGAATCGTAAGCGGCTATGAAGATGGAACGTTCAAGCCCAATAATAGTTTGAACAGAGAACAGTTTTCTGCTTTTCTGGCAAGAGCATTTAATGCTGATTTTATCAAGTCACCTGACAAGACCGAAACGGTGTCACAACAACAAGCGATAAAAAAGGCTAAAAGTTATCTAGAATACACATCATTTTCAAGAAGCGGTTTGATCGCTCAATTAGAATATGAAGGGTTCAGTAATGCAGATGCGAAGTATGCTGTGGACAAAATTAATGTGAATTGGAGAGGGCAAGCCGTAAAAATGGCCGAAAATTACCTCGAATACACATCCTTTTCAAGAAGCGGTTTGATCGCTCAATTAGAATATGAAGGGTTCAGTAATGCAGATGCGACGTATGCTGTGGACAAAATTAATGTGAATTGGAGAGAGCAAGCCGTAAAAATGGCTAAAAATTATCTCGAATACACATCCTTTTCAAGGAGCGGTTTGATCGCTCAATTAGAGTTTGAAGGGTTCAGTAATGCAGATGCGACGTATGCTGTGAATGCCGTAGGACTCTAG
- a CDS encoding Gfo/Idh/MocA family protein, with product MISIGIIGTGIVGERIIKQLEQEHHVDIKIVFDPQTERLTQISETYGIPMAKSVEEVLHSDINWVYIATPPAFHEEIAERAASAGINILCEKPLAHNVEGGKAMVKTVQNNRVQTAMHFPLMYKPAIREMAKRIKEGDIGKIVRIELQTFFPDWPRLWQQNPWIGSRSQGGFVREVFPHYFQLMHRLFGALSFTSHHITYPEQADKCETGLIAHGLTEAKIPFLLTGISNIGQKELLQFKVYGEQGVLTLENWTTLYKSRYGEDRQLIEEFEEVPSLFEEMNNQSTLLVNFEEGLIVQRYIDHLLME from the coding sequence ATGATTTCAATTGGCATCATTGGAACAGGAATTGTTGGCGAACGAATTATCAAGCAACTGGAACAAGAACATCATGTGGACATAAAAATAGTTTTTGATCCACAAACAGAGCGTCTTACGCAAATCAGTGAAACTTACGGAATCCCTATGGCGAAATCAGTGGAGGAAGTGCTGCATTCAGACATCAATTGGGTTTATATTGCGACGCCTCCCGCTTTTCACGAAGAAATCGCTGAACGTGCAGCTAGTGCAGGGATTAATATCCTGTGCGAAAAACCATTGGCCCACAATGTTGAAGGTGGCAAAGCGATGGTAAAAACTGTACAAAATAACCGAGTGCAAACTGCCATGCATTTCCCCTTAATGTATAAACCTGCAATTCGTGAAATGGCCAAACGCATTAAGGAAGGCGATATCGGAAAAATTGTCCGAATCGAACTTCAAACTTTTTTCCCAGACTGGCCGAGGTTATGGCAACAAAATCCGTGGATTGGTTCAAGGAGCCAAGGTGGATTTGTTCGTGAAGTGTTCCCTCATTATTTTCAATTAATGCATCGTCTCTTTGGAGCATTGTCGTTTACATCTCATCATATTACCTATCCAGAACAAGCGGATAAATGCGAAACTGGACTCATTGCACACGGACTTACCGAAGCAAAAATTCCTTTTTTACTAACAGGTATTAGCAATATTGGTCAAAAAGAATTATTGCAGTTTAAAGTGTATGGAGAACAGGGCGTGCTGACTCTAGAAAATTGGACAACCCTTTATAAATCAAGGTACGGAGAAGACCGTCAATTGATTGAAGAATTTGAAGAAGTCCCGTCGCTGTTTGAAGAAATGAATAACCAGTCTACTTTATTGGTTAATTTCGAAGAAGGATTAATTGTTCAACGCTATATCGACCATTTACTGATGGAATAA
- a CDS encoding DNA polymerase thumb domain-containing protein, with protein MKMPELPEPYIFCIDMCGFYASVSAVELGFDPLEVCLAVVGNQQRKGSVVLAASPMMKKRFGVRTGTRLFEIPNHRDILLIEPKMKLYLQKSMAISELLASYVPKESIHIYSVDESFVELTGTEKLWGAPTMTMRRIQQEILEHFKLPSSVGGGPNMLLAKLALDLEAKETGFAFWTYADVAMKLWPVKPLSRMWGIGSRTEKTLNNMGIFSVGDLACADVSVLEKQFGILGNQLHQHANGIDLSDMGTPLVEGQISYGKGQILYRDYIEEQDIMTIILEMCEDVAMRTRQARRAGRTIHLSIVYSKTAFGGGFSRSRSIDEATNDTLKIYKVCQGIFREYFQHKPVRQISLAISNLEEESSMQLSLFDEKKFENRQLGEAMDRIRKRYGYSAIYRGVSATQAGTAIARTKLIGGHNKE; from the coding sequence ATGAAGATGCCTGAATTACCGGAACCTTATATTTTTTGTATCGACATGTGCGGCTTTTACGCCAGTGTTTCAGCGGTCGAGCTTGGATTTGACCCTTTAGAAGTTTGTCTTGCAGTTGTCGGGAATCAACAGCGAAAAGGCAGTGTTGTATTGGCTGCATCACCCATGATGAAAAAACGTTTTGGTGTGAGAACAGGTACAAGGCTGTTTGAAATTCCAAATCACCGAGATATTTTGTTGATCGAGCCAAAAATGAAATTGTATTTACAGAAATCCATGGCCATTTCAGAGTTATTAGCAAGCTACGTGCCGAAAGAATCGATTCACATCTACAGCGTGGACGAAAGTTTTGTTGAACTTACAGGAACTGAAAAGTTATGGGGAGCACCCACAATGACGATGCGCCGCATTCAACAAGAAATACTAGAGCACTTTAAACTGCCTTCTTCAGTCGGCGGAGGACCGAACATGCTACTAGCAAAACTAGCACTGGATTTAGAAGCGAAAGAGACTGGATTTGCCTTTTGGACTTACGCCGATGTGGCCATGAAGTTGTGGCCCGTTAAACCGTTGAGCCGCATGTGGGGCATTGGGTCTCGAACCGAGAAGACCTTAAACAATATGGGGATTTTCTCTGTTGGTGATTTGGCTTGTGCTGATGTTTCAGTTTTAGAAAAACAGTTTGGTATTTTAGGAAATCAGTTGCATCAGCACGCCAACGGCATCGATCTGTCAGATATGGGGACACCTTTAGTCGAAGGACAAATTAGTTACGGCAAAGGACAAATTTTATACCGGGATTACATAGAAGAACAAGACATCATGACCATCATCCTGGAAATGTGCGAAGACGTCGCGATGAGAACACGCCAAGCGAGACGTGCAGGACGGACCATTCACTTAAGCATCGTTTACAGCAAGACAGCTTTCGGTGGTGGATTTTCCCGCTCACGGTCCATTGACGAAGCGACAAATGATACATTAAAAATTTATAAGGTTTGCCAAGGCATTTTCAGAGAGTATTTTCAACACAAGCCAGTTCGGCAAATATCATTAGCTATCAGCAATTTAGAAGAAGAGTCATCGATGCAGTTAAGTCTCTTTGACGAAAAAAAGTTTGAAAACAGACAGCTTGGAGAAGCGATGGATCGGATTCGTAAAAGATATGGTTATTCAGCTATATACCGCGGTGTATCAGCTACACAAGCGGGTACTGCGATCGCACGAACGAAATTAATCGGTGGGCACAATAAAGAATAA